One stretch of Thermococcus sp. 21S9 DNA includes these proteins:
- a CDS encoding DUF460 domain-containing protein, producing the protein MLILIIGLDVIGENPKRFAVVSWYNGKLERKGEFTLYRLIRFIQAKRPDIVAIDSVTELGEDLRKFLRALPPGTKLVQVTGRPGEQRSLQSLAREHGIRTTDRFDPYEEAKLSALLASKGVGYEILAFEDEVIVKVTRGRSHGKGGWSQDRYRKRVHNLVRDKVREIEDRLKRADIPFDLETEEKDYGLARGEFRIYASREELAGIVRPMRGGDVEVRIYPVERAELGFAPLRGEEAVRERRSVIVGIDPGITVGIAVIDLNGNVVALYSERNMPVGEVFRFISEIGHPVIVATDVSPAPGFVEKIARSFKAQLFVPRESLRVEEKNELLRSLGIKVDDDHQRDALAAAYKAYLRLKPKLEHVEAKLRDAGLSKRADEVKALVIQGYNLGEAMQKVARRERPREEEEPEEQPSVDVRPYVRKIRELEERIALLERENEELRGIIREQRRTIERLERRIADYDEEVRRKVLRERELEAKVKRIEVLEKQLREAKVLIERLSRDLVKVKRMNVVEIRGSAVPLKVLRVLSWRELERIEREVGLRRGDVLFVINPAGAGKAIAEELVEKGIKALITEKPLPGPVREVLREAHVPFFTSEELDVKRVDEFAVVERETLERAIDELLERWRKEDEERETEKFLKLVEEYRIERIRELKRKAEEETKRS; encoded by the coding sequence GTGCTCATTCTCATCATCGGCCTTGACGTCATCGGCGAGAACCCGAAGCGCTTCGCGGTCGTGAGCTGGTACAACGGGAAACTTGAGCGAAAGGGTGAGTTCACACTCTACAGGCTAATCCGCTTCATCCAGGCGAAGAGGCCTGATATTGTTGCAATAGACAGCGTCACCGAACTCGGAGAGGACTTGAGGAAGTTTCTCCGCGCCCTCCCGCCGGGCACGAAGCTTGTCCAGGTAACGGGAAGACCCGGCGAGCAGAGGAGCTTACAGAGCCTCGCGAGGGAGCACGGGATAAGAACAACCGACAGGTTCGACCCCTACGAAGAGGCCAAGCTCTCCGCCCTGCTCGCGAGTAAAGGGGTCGGCTACGAGATTCTGGCCTTTGAGGATGAGGTCATAGTCAAGGTAACCAGGGGTAGGAGCCACGGGAAAGGTGGCTGGAGCCAGGACAGGTATAGAAAGCGCGTTCACAACCTCGTCCGCGACAAGGTGAGGGAAATCGAGGACAGGTTGAAGAGAGCGGACATTCCCTTTGACCTCGAGACCGAGGAGAAGGACTACGGTCTGGCGAGGGGCGAGTTCAGAATCTACGCGAGCAGGGAGGAGCTGGCGGGAATCGTGAGGCCTATGCGGGGTGGCGACGTCGAGGTCAGGATTTACCCGGTCGAGAGAGCAGAGCTTGGCTTCGCCCCGCTTAGGGGTGAGGAGGCCGTAAGGGAGAGGCGGAGCGTCATCGTTGGCATAGACCCGGGCATAACGGTTGGAATAGCGGTCATAGACCTCAACGGCAACGTGGTGGCTCTTTACAGCGAGAGGAACATGCCTGTCGGCGAGGTCTTCAGGTTCATAAGCGAGATAGGACACCCCGTCATCGTGGCGACCGACGTTTCCCCGGCCCCGGGCTTCGTCGAAAAGATAGCCCGCTCCTTCAAGGCCCAGCTCTTCGTCCCGAGGGAGAGCTTAAGGGTTGAGGAGAAGAACGAGCTGTTGAGGAGCCTCGGCATCAAGGTTGACGACGACCACCAGCGCGACGCCTTAGCAGCCGCCTACAAGGCATACCTCCGCCTAAAGCCCAAGCTTGAGCACGTCGAGGCAAAGCTCCGCGATGCTGGTCTAAGCAAGAGGGCCGACGAGGTGAAAGCCTTAGTGATTCAGGGCTACAACCTCGGCGAGGCCATGCAGAAGGTTGCGAGGCGCGAGAGGCCGAGGGAAGAGGAAGAACCCGAGGAGCAACCGAGCGTTGACGTCAGGCCCTACGTGAGGAAAATCCGCGAGCTTGAGGAGAGGATAGCGCTCCTTGAGAGGGAGAACGAGGAGCTCAGGGGCATTATCCGCGAGCAGAGGAGAACCATCGAGAGGCTTGAGCGCAGGATAGCGGACTACGACGAGGAGGTCAGGAGAAAAGTTCTCCGCGAAAGGGAGCTTGAGGCGAAGGTTAAGCGCATAGAGGTCCTTGAGAAACAGCTGAGGGAAGCGAAGGTCCTAATCGAGAGGCTGAGCAGGGATTTGGTCAAGGTCAAGAGGATGAACGTGGTCGAAATCCGCGGTAGCGCGGTTCCGCTGAAAGTGCTAAGGGTCCTCAGCTGGCGGGAACTTGAGAGGATTGAGCGCGAGGTCGGACTGAGGAGGGGCGACGTTCTCTTTGTAATCAATCCAGCCGGGGCCGGAAAGGCCATCGCCGAGGAGCTGGTCGAGAAGGGAATTAAAGCTTTGATAACCGAGAAGCCTCTTCCCGGGCCGGTGAGGGAGGTTCTCCGCGAGGCCCACGTGCCATTCTTCACGAGTGAAGAACTTGACGTAAAGCGCGTTGACGAGTTCGCGGTTGTTGAGCGCGAAACCCTTGAGAGGGCTATCGATGAGCTACTGGAGCGCTGGAGGAAGGAAGACGAGGAGAGAGAAACCGAGAAGTTCCTCAAGCTGGTGGAGGAGTACAGGATTGAGCGCATCAGAGAGCTCAAGAGGAAGGCCGAGGAGGAGACTAAACGGAGCTGA
- a CDS encoding transcriptional regulator has protein sequence MESPRELTKNHVLGNPIRLGIMLYLLPRRRVLFKELLEILEVTPGNLDSHLRALEKAGYVELYKVFADRPRTAVKLTEKGAEETGKYLKALKEVLSSV, from the coding sequence ATGGAATCCCCCAGGGAGCTGACGAAGAACCACGTTCTCGGAAATCCGATAAGGTTAGGAATAATGCTTTACCTACTCCCCCGGCGCAGGGTCCTCTTCAAGGAACTCCTCGAAATACTTGAGGTAACGCCAGGGAACCTTGACTCCCACCTGAGAGCGCTTGAGAAAGCCGGTTACGTAGAGCTCTACAAGGTCTTCGCGGACAGGCCGAGAACGGCCGTGAAACTCACGGAGAAAGGGGCCGAAGAAACGGGAAAGTACTTAAAGGCCCTTAAGGAGGTACTCAGCTCCGTTTAG
- a CDS encoding transcriptional regulator yields the protein MLEKLAGLSKSPLGNPTRLAIALYLLSRERATFSSLRKALNLTAGNLEFHLKALEEAGIVRTYYGFGRRPRKFVELTEEGVEELGEALRVLREAVRD from the coding sequence ATGCTCGAAAAGCTCGCGGGGCTCTCGAAGTCACCCCTCGGCAACCCCACGAGGTTAGCGATAGCCCTCTACCTGCTGTCAAGGGAGAGGGCAACGTTCTCGAGCCTGAGAAAAGCTTTGAACCTCACCGCGGGAAACCTTGAGTTCCACCTGAAGGCGCTTGAAGAGGCCGGAATCGTGAGGACCTACTACGGCTTTGGAAGGCGACCGAGGAAGTTCGTCGAGCTGACTGAGGAGGGGGTAGAAGAGCTGGGCGAGGCCCTCAGGGTCCTGAGGGAGGCAGTTAGGGACTAA
- a CDS encoding TIGR04140 family protein, with product MIIETAVPFDELEEIRGKSGAGVSLTLLETIERNGITLSRVLVEGPPTEIERFMEKLRLARAGG from the coding sequence ATGATTATCGAGACGGCCGTTCCCTTTGATGAGCTTGAGGAGATAAGGGGAAAGAGCGGGGCGGGTGTCAGCTTGACACTCCTCGAAACCATCGAGAGGAACGGAATAACCCTTAGCCGGGTTCTCGTGGAAGGTCCTCCCACGGAAATCGAGCGCTTCATGGAGAAGCTCCGCCTGGCGAGGGCCGGCGGTTAG